A single window of Colletotrichum destructivum chromosome 9, complete sequence DNA harbors:
- a CDS encoding Putative cytochrome P450, with protein sequence MFSYTRPTSLSSEISAFRSFLARFSAFEVATWFIAIFLFWGSFRAIYLLYFHPLASFPGPRRAALSTWWLYCQSRSGRAEEIFEELHKKYNTRALRIAPNEIHITDSALYHTIYSQQHTFKKQAHFYSAFMTPHSVFVETDVELHRQRRKQLSNFFSKMSIRSIEGILFSKVATLCKRISETRFNGPINFYQAFRCLTVDVITEVAFGESFNLLIESEANTFNAPFLETFDLAANSFWDIEHFTILRVVISRVPAAVAEKLSRSAARLQGLPLAVADTVTKFRRLKSSGKSFDHVVVFDKLSELDDVQLQGEATDILVAGSDTTATTLAVAIEQIIERPAVHTRLRKELRDAGFLREQDYELQKLEQLPYLSSCVKEALRYAMAVPGRLPRIVPKPGMGAEALVVDGKHIPSGASVSMSAYSVHFDESIWGADARSFIPERWLTDDGKHLEKYLVTFSKGARQCLGINLAYAEATLTLAMVVGRFRFTADKTLKESDLKRVDNFTMGYKGTGIRAEVHEDYQKA encoded by the exons ATGTTCTCCTACACAAGACCTACCTCCCTAAGCAGCGAGATTTCTGCGTTTAGATCTTTCCTGGCAAGGTTCTCTGCATTCGAAGTGGCTACTTGGTTTATCGCAATATTCTTGTTTTGGGGCAGCTTTCGAGCAATCTACTTGCTTTACTTTCATCCACTGGCATCCTTCCCCGGCCCTCGCAGAGCGGCGCTCTCCACGTGGTGGCTTTACTGTCAAAGTAGGAGTGGTCGTGCAGAGGAGATTTTTGAAGAACTGCATAAGAAATACA ATACCCGCGCGCTTCGAATCGCTCCGAACGAGATTCACATCACCGATTCCGCACTATACCACACCATATATTCACAACAACACACATTCAAAAAACAAGCCCATTTTTACAGCGCTTTCATGACACCGCATTCAGTTTTCGTGGAGACTGATGTCGAATTGCACCGTCAGCGACGGAAACAGCTCAGCAACTTCTTCTCAAAGATGTCCATCCGGTCAATAGAAGGAATATTGTTTTCCAAGGTCGCGACTCTATGCAAGAGGATTTCAGAGACGAGATTCAATGGACCTATAAACTTTTATCAGGCCTTTCG GTGTTTGACAGTAGACGTAATCACAGAAGTAGCCTTCGGTGAATCCTTCAACCTTCTCATTGAGTCCGAAGCAAACACCTTCAATGCGCCATTCCTCGAGACGTTCGACTTGGCCGCAAATAGCTTTTGGGACATTGAGCACTTCACAATTCTTCGAGTCGTAATCAGCAGGGTTCCAGCTGCTGTTGCGGAGAAGTTGAGTAGATCGGCGGCAAGGCTCCAGGGCCTCCCTCTCGCTGTTGCAGATACTGTTACGAAGTTCAGACGTCTGAAAAGCTCTGGAAAAAGCTTCGATCACGTTGTAGTCTTCGACAAATTGTCAGAGCTGGACGATGTACAGTTGCAGGGAGAAGCAACCGATATTCTGGTGGCAGGTTCTGACACAACGGCAACAACACTTGCAGTTGCTATCGAACAAATCATTGAGAGACCTGCTGTGCACACTAGACTGAGAAAGGAGTTGAGAGACGCTGGATTTCTCAGGGAGCAAGACTACGAGCTTCAAAAGCTCGAACAGCTTCCGTATCTA TCTAGCTGTGTGAAAGAAGCGCTGCGCTATGCTATGGCAGTCCCCGGAAGACTGCCCAGGATTGTGCCCAAGCCGGGTATGGGAGCAGAGGCTCTAGTTGTCGACGGAAAACACATTCCGTCTGGG GCTTCCGTCAGCATGTCCGCTTATTCTGTTCACTTTGATGAAAGCATTTGGGGGGCAGACGCAAGGAGCTTTATTCCAGAGCGTTGGCTGACTGATGATGGAAAGCATCTAGAGAAGTATCTTGTGACTTTCTCCAAGGGCGCAAGGCAATGCCTCGGTATTAACCTTGCTTATGCGGAGGCTACATTAACGCTTGCAATGGTGGTGGGTCGGTTTCGGTTCACAGCAGACAAGACACTCAAGGAATCAGACCTCAAGCGTGTTGATAACTTCACGATGGGATATAAAGGGACTGGGATTCGCGCCGAGGTTCACGAAGACTACCAGAAAGCTTGA
- a CDS encoding Putative ribonuclease Z/Hydroxyacylglutathione hydrolase: MTGTTIEWFGATTYRLRTHGVTIFLDTWLDRPSVFPKYLDVTDVTEADYIFISHAHFDHLPGADRIAIQTGAIVVANCEAINLLRLAGVPDEQLVPVAGGERIPLFTRAVRDQAHRDEVPTATALPGQSKSPHHTLAALSVHIWPSLHAFLPVPHPDVIDTSEVYTGETTPYACTLDITHGMRYGLFQLDKLVPPEHMNDGMRSLVAYLNDRKKNVMSHCDGGQLMFNFIIGGNGLLWSAHLGAYEGIVSKIEPKPKIAILGIAGRANLDGRPFDGSAAQFALKQIHWLDQPETVIWCLHDERYVGFAVLKSMRKTNRSTVALPLTESTSQELQRVLRLGAPPK, encoded by the exons ATGACAGGCACTACCATAGAGTGGTTCG GCGCAACGACGTATCGGCTTCGCACTCACGGAGTGACGATCTTCTTGGACACCTGGCTTGACCGACCTTCTGTTTTTCCAAAGTACCTCGACGTTACCGACGTGACTGAAGCAGACTACATATTTATCTCCCACGCCCACTTCGACCACCTACCCGGAGCCGATCGCATAGCCATTCAGACCGGCGCTATTGTCGTTGCGAATTGCGAAGCAATCAatctccttcgccttgcGGGTGTTCCCGATGAACAACTTGTACCtgtggccggcggcgagcgtATCCCGCTCTTCACGCGTGCCGTACGAGATCAAGCTCACCGTGACGAAGTGCCTACTGCTACAGCACTTCCAGGTCAATCGAAGTCTCCGCATCATACGCTGGCAGCACTCTCTGTGCATATTTGGCCCTCGCTGCATGCATTCTTGCCCGTCCCTCACCCTGACGTGATCGACACAAGCGAAGTATACACGGGCGAGACTACGCCTTACGCCTGCACGCTGGACATCACCCATGGCATGCGATATGGCCTTTTCCAGCTGGACAAGCTCGTACCGCCCGAACATATGAATGATGGGATGCGCTCTCTGGTGGCCTACCTCAACGATCGTAAGAAAAATGTGATGTCGCATTGCGACGGAGGTCAGCTCATGTTCAATTTCATCATCGGAGGCAATGGTCTGCTCTGGAGTGCTCATCTGGGAGCGTATGAAGGAATCGTCTCCAAAATTGAGCCGAAACCGAAGATTGCGATACTGGGCATCGCTGGACGGGCTAACCTCGACGGAAGGCCTTTCGATGGATCTGCTGCGCAATTCGCCCTGAAGCAAATTCATTGGCTCGATCAGCCAGAGACTGTCATTTGGTGCCTCCATGATGAGAGGTACGTTGGGTTCGCGGTACTAAAAAGTATGCGTAAGACTAACCGTTCCACAGTTGCGTTGCCCCTTACAGAATCGACGTCACAGGAGCTACAAAGAGTGTTGAGGCTGGGAGCACCTCCAAAATAA